A single region of the Hypanus sabinus isolate sHypSab1 chromosome 21, sHypSab1.hap1, whole genome shotgun sequence genome encodes:
- the commd4 gene encoding COMM domain-containing protein 4, with the protein MRFRFCGDLDCPDWVLAEISTLAKVSSVKIKLLCVQVLKDLLGEGIDYEKITKLTADAKFDSSDIKATIAVLNFVLSSAAKYGVNGESLSSELQQLGLPKEHAVALCKSYEDKHTVLQDKLKESSLRLNKLDSVSWRVDYTLSSSEMKEVNEPIVHLKINVKNVDTDAVEPTVVSVSADKFRVLLAELKQAQALMNALN; encoded by the exons ATG aGGTTTCGTTTTTGTGGCGATCTGGACTGTCCTGACTGGGTTCTGGCAGAGATCAGCACCTTGGCAAAAGTA TCATCCGTGAAGATAAAGTTGCTCTGTGTCCAGGTACTGAAAGATCTACTGGGAGAAGGAATTGAC TATGAGAAAATTACAAAACTAACTGCAGATGCCAAGTTTG ACTCGAGCGATATTAAAGCCACGATTGCAGTGTTAAATTTTGTTTTATCAAGTGCTGCAAAATATGGAGTTAACGGAGAGTCATTGTCAAGTGAATTGCAACAACTTGGACTGCCAAAAG AACATGCTGTGGCACTTTGTAAATCTTATGAAGACAAACACACTGTCCTTCAGGATAAACTAAAGGAGAGTAGTCTGCGGT TAAATAAACTAGACTCGGTGTCATGGAGAGTGGACTACACACTAAGCTCCAGTGAGATGAAGGAGGTAAATGAACCAATTGTTCACCTGAAAATTAATGTTAAGAATGTAGACACGGATGCTGTGGAGCCAACGGTTGTTTCGGTGTCAGCTGACAAGTTCAGAGTCTTACTAGCAG AACTCAAGCAAGCACAAGCACTGATGAACGCCTTGAACTAA
- the LOC132378888 gene encoding zinc finger CCCH domain-containing protein 10-like — translation MPDKDNFTTGGDKGGSSSGDVCRDFLRNVCKRGKRCKFLHLEVIEAPETGASADELPLAKGEVPVCRDYLNGDCQRGAKCKFRHVESELTGGCGGSYDPAHLSTAAAHRFDPCTDLCDEYGGHLLKRRRLESMRFDLYDYGVPRPFPVDYCYLEEENLMLRKRVEELKKQASNLMATNEVLLEQNALYRNQPKVVTLANEQQLAPPTVAAVTAYNHTIVQAHNSLSSQTLPSRQELVPAASAVPPASAAPPPPRPHLAPELALAQTIAQSMAAPVSITQAIPGITVSHATSPMVSYAIASQSMRITPIPH, via the coding sequence ATGCCGGACAAGGATAACTTCACCACCGGCGGAGACAAGGGAGGCAGCAGCTCAGGTGACGTGTGCCGGGACTTCCTACGCAACGTCTGCAAACGGGGCAAGCGCTGCAAGTTCCTGCACCTGGAGGTGATCGAGGCCCCTGAGACAGGTGCCTCGGCTGACGAGCTGCCCCTGGCCAAGGGCGAGGTGCCCGTCTGCCGTGATTACCTGAACGGAGACTGCCAGCGAGGAGCCAAGTGCAAGTTCCGCCACGTGGAGTCAGAGCTCACGGGAGGTTGCGGCGGCTCCTACGATCCGGCGCACCTGTCCACTGCCGCCGCACACCGCTTCGACCCGTGCACCGACCTCTGCGATGAGTATGGCGGGCACCTGCTGAAGAGGCGGCGGCTGGAGAGCATGCGATTCGACCTGTATGACTACGGCGTACCGCGCCCCTTCCCGGTGGACTACTGCTACCTGGAGGAGGAGAACCTAATGCTGCGCAAGAGGGTGGAGGAGCTGAAGAAGCAGGCGTCCAACCTGATGGCCACCAATGAGGTCCTGCTGGAACAGAATGCGCTCTACCGCAACCAGCCCAAGGTGGTGACGCTGGCCAACGAGCAGCAGCTGGCTCCACCAACTGTGGCCGCTGTCACTGCCTACAACCACACCATCGTGCAGGCCCACAACTCGCTGAGCAGCCAGACGCTGCCGTCCCGGCAGGAGCTGGTGCCCGCCGCCAGCGCCGTGCCCCCGGCCAGCGCTGCCCCACCACCCCCGAGACCCCACCTGGCTCCCGAGCTGGCCCTGGCCCAGACTATAGCTCAGAGCATGGCCGCGCCTGTCTCCATCACACAGGCCATCCCGGGCATCACTGTGAGCCATGCCACCTCCCCGATGGTCAGCTATGCCATCGCCTCACAGAGCATGAGGATTACGCCGATACCCCACTGA